In Labrus mixtus chromosome 13, fLabMix1.1, whole genome shotgun sequence, a single genomic region encodes these proteins:
- the scel gene encoding sciellin isoform X1, with protein MSKYTANPLLKDRSWIRKPDYEDEPVDDDPNYGKTILSQRPSGGSLSGPQTEEPTTPVKSAPKTSYVEALTKRFGGSQDDLSNSSTTPTTKVTKDGKTTETTTQNLKSPVLKSPKTGTFTERVLKASNKGQQFSPFSPPKTTKVPETTVTTNKDAEDKLYDELPKSIKDDFSPPDSKTTVTTTETVVKSSGDTDTEDKLFDTLIPSSTRSDYSDSKSNISSTETVTVRSSTNGEVKSTTTTKSTSLAEDDLYSTLLPKAITSGLSSPIR; from the exons CAGCCAACCCTCTCCTGAAAGACAGAAGCTGGATCCGAAAACCGGATTACGAGGATGAACCTGTGGA cgaTGACCCCAACTATGGGAAAACTATTCTAAGCCAGCGCCCTTCTGGTGGAAGTCTTTCAGg aCCACAGACTGAGGAACCAACAACCCCCGTTAAAAGTGCACCTAAGACATCATATGTGGAGGCTCTTACCAAGAG ATTCGGTGGAAGTCAGGATGATCTGAGCAACAG CAGCACCACCCCGACCACTAAGGTCACCAAGGATGGGAAGACCACTGAGACCACCACCCAGAATCTCAA GTCTCCTGTGTTGAAAAGTCCCAAGACGGGGACGTTCACCGAGCGAGTCCTAAAGGCCTCAAacaaagg GCAACAATTCTCCCCATTCTCGCCTCCCAAAACAACCAAAGTCCCGGAGACGACTGTTACCACCAATAAAGA TGCGGAAGACAAACTTTACGACGAACTCCCCAAGTCTATCAAGGATGATTTCTCACCCCCAGACAG CAAAACAACTGTCACCACGACTGAGACGGTGGTGAAAAGCAGCGGCGACACTGA tacgGAGGACAAACTGTTCGACACACTCATCCCTTCATCCACCAGGAGTGATTACTCAGACAG CAAATCAAACATCTCCAGCACTGAGACTGTGACAGTGAGAAGCAGCACTAATGG AGAAGTTAAATCGACAACCACAACAAAGAGCACCTCCTT GGCTGAAGATGACCTGTATAGCACCCTCCTGCCTAAAGCCATAACATCTGGCCTGAGTTCTCCTATCAGGTGA
- the scel gene encoding sciellin isoform X3 encodes MSKYTANPLLKDRSWIRKPDYEDEPVDDDPNYGKTILSQRPSGGSLSGPQTEEPTTPVKSAPKTSYVEALTKRFGGSQDDLSNSTTPTTKVTKDGKTTETTTQNLKSPVLKSPKTGTFTERVLKASNKGQQFSPFSPPKTTKVPETTVTTNKDAEDKLYDELPKSIKDDFSPPDSKTTVTTTETVVKSSGDTDTEDKLFDTLIPSSTRSDYSDSKSNISSTETVTVRSSTNGEVKSTTTTKSTSLAEDDLYSTLLPKAITSGLSSPIR; translated from the exons CAGCCAACCCTCTCCTGAAAGACAGAAGCTGGATCCGAAAACCGGATTACGAGGATGAACCTGTGGA cgaTGACCCCAACTATGGGAAAACTATTCTAAGCCAGCGCCCTTCTGGTGGAAGTCTTTCAGg aCCACAGACTGAGGAACCAACAACCCCCGTTAAAAGTGCACCTAAGACATCATATGTGGAGGCTCTTACCAAGAG ATTCGGTGGAAGTCAGGATGATCTGAGCAACAG CACCACCCCGACCACTAAGGTCACCAAGGATGGGAAGACCACTGAGACCACCACCCAGAATCTCAA GTCTCCTGTGTTGAAAAGTCCCAAGACGGGGACGTTCACCGAGCGAGTCCTAAAGGCCTCAAacaaagg GCAACAATTCTCCCCATTCTCGCCTCCCAAAACAACCAAAGTCCCGGAGACGACTGTTACCACCAATAAAGA TGCGGAAGACAAACTTTACGACGAACTCCCCAAGTCTATCAAGGATGATTTCTCACCCCCAGACAG CAAAACAACTGTCACCACGACTGAGACGGTGGTGAAAAGCAGCGGCGACACTGA tacgGAGGACAAACTGTTCGACACACTCATCCCTTCATCCACCAGGAGTGATTACTCAGACAG CAAATCAAACATCTCCAGCACTGAGACTGTGACAGTGAGAAGCAGCACTAATGG AGAAGTTAAATCGACAACCACAACAAAGAGCACCTCCTT GGCTGAAGATGACCTGTATAGCACCCTCCTGCCTAAAGCCATAACATCTGGCCTGAGTTCTCCTATCAGGTGA
- the scel gene encoding sciellin isoform X2, giving the protein MSKYTNPLLKDRSWIRKPDYEDEPVDDDPNYGKTILSQRPSGGSLSGPQTEEPTTPVKSAPKTSYVEALTKRFGGSQDDLSNSSTTPTTKVTKDGKTTETTTQNLKSPVLKSPKTGTFTERVLKASNKGQQFSPFSPPKTTKVPETTVTTNKDAEDKLYDELPKSIKDDFSPPDSKTTVTTTETVVKSSGDTDTEDKLFDTLIPSSTRSDYSDSKSNISSTETVTVRSSTNGEVKSTTTTKSTSLAEDDLYSTLLPKAITSGLSSPIR; this is encoded by the exons CCAACCCTCTCCTGAAAGACAGAAGCTGGATCCGAAAACCGGATTACGAGGATGAACCTGTGGA cgaTGACCCCAACTATGGGAAAACTATTCTAAGCCAGCGCCCTTCTGGTGGAAGTCTTTCAGg aCCACAGACTGAGGAACCAACAACCCCCGTTAAAAGTGCACCTAAGACATCATATGTGGAGGCTCTTACCAAGAG ATTCGGTGGAAGTCAGGATGATCTGAGCAACAG CAGCACCACCCCGACCACTAAGGTCACCAAGGATGGGAAGACCACTGAGACCACCACCCAGAATCTCAA GTCTCCTGTGTTGAAAAGTCCCAAGACGGGGACGTTCACCGAGCGAGTCCTAAAGGCCTCAAacaaagg GCAACAATTCTCCCCATTCTCGCCTCCCAAAACAACCAAAGTCCCGGAGACGACTGTTACCACCAATAAAGA TGCGGAAGACAAACTTTACGACGAACTCCCCAAGTCTATCAAGGATGATTTCTCACCCCCAGACAG CAAAACAACTGTCACCACGACTGAGACGGTGGTGAAAAGCAGCGGCGACACTGA tacgGAGGACAAACTGTTCGACACACTCATCCCTTCATCCACCAGGAGTGATTACTCAGACAG CAAATCAAACATCTCCAGCACTGAGACTGTGACAGTGAGAAGCAGCACTAATGG AGAAGTTAAATCGACAACCACAACAAAGAGCACCTCCTT GGCTGAAGATGACCTGTATAGCACCCTCCTGCCTAAAGCCATAACATCTGGCCTGAGTTCTCCTATCAGGTGA